From the genome of Prochlorococcus marinus XMU1419, one region includes:
- a CDS encoding DUF3769 domain-containing protein, translating to MKKNIFYLIIFINCFISFGNNSLFAKCFFQNCHTSKKESANFLATISEKNYLLDDQFKNILIKEDIELKEIFENIFISNEAISERSNEKIGYEIESDIQYSRNDVFFAEGNVKIILSNGVFESQKISFDRKNKIFKVYGKFTFESGDQFLDGDYLEYDFLNSSGVLKNVYGLINLKTISEDLNFKNNLFEDENCPTNEANTIDLPSEVELLDNSILTLKSQLNLQPSLNLDFETINKWRFKSEKIFLNQNSWNTDLIYFTNDPYNKPQLLLKSKNFSGEINNGKINLSSNSSRIILDDKFVIPLGKRTIKDSEVYARWGIGYSEDDKDGVFISRKFDQVDLSRNIQLDIIPYFLIQRAIKGESNAFRQKNSSLFSDNVKVDNLDISDYFGLNAYISGTFSDWYLKINSNLKTFNPERLYDSISSDLQLSKNLISITNDETNNFNQICNYRNLGNPYKNYSLDFGLYGIYDKDDIYTAYGGKIYSNYTIEKDNTEKIYSLILDLGDFNAKRNENNDLLDLSRYGYISSISQNYKLVDFGPKNQKYNQTNKFSSSIVNQGLFLNTKISSGTYEYSNASSQSIYSFELGPKVVYGKLSQRLFDFTEFEIIPQFIVKKGNSPFAFDGFNNDSRIKIGLNQQLYGPIIMGIKADYNINTNSSSYGNLENKEYTIGISRRAYSVKLSYLEEEKTVFFGFEIFDFGYKNNSPSF from the coding sequence TTGAAAAAAAATATTTTTTATCTAATAATATTTATAAATTGTTTTATTTCCTTTGGCAATAATTCTTTATTTGCAAAATGTTTTTTTCAGAATTGCCATACTTCAAAAAAAGAGTCCGCTAATTTTTTAGCTACTATTTCTGAAAAGAATTATCTATTAGATGATCAATTTAAAAATATCTTAATTAAAGAAGATATAGAATTAAAAGAAATATTTGAAAATATTTTTATTTCTAATGAAGCCATTTCTGAAAGAAGTAATGAAAAAATAGGATATGAAATAGAATCTGATATCCAATATTCTAGGAATGATGTTTTTTTTGCAGAAGGCAATGTAAAAATTATTTTATCTAATGGAGTTTTTGAATCCCAAAAAATATCTTTTGATAGAAAAAACAAGATCTTTAAGGTCTATGGGAAATTTACATTTGAAAGCGGCGACCAATTTTTAGATGGAGATTATCTCGAATATGATTTTTTAAACTCTAGTGGTGTTCTCAAAAATGTATATGGATTAATAAATTTAAAAACTATAAGCGAAGATTTAAATTTCAAAAATAATTTATTTGAAGATGAGAATTGTCCAACAAATGAAGCAAATACTATCGATTTACCCTCCGAAGTTGAATTGCTAGATAACAGTATCCTTACACTTAAAAGTCAGTTAAATTTACAACCATCATTAAATCTAGATTTTGAGACAATAAATAAATGGCGATTCAAATCAGAAAAAATATTTTTGAACCAGAATTCATGGAATACTGATTTAATTTATTTTACAAATGACCCTTACAACAAACCTCAGCTTTTACTCAAAAGTAAGAATTTTTCAGGGGAAATTAATAATGGAAAAATTAATTTATCAAGTAATTCTAGTAGAATTATTTTAGATGATAAGTTTGTAATACCATTAGGTAAAAGAACTATTAAAGATAGTGAGGTTTATGCAAGGTGGGGAATAGGTTATTCAGAAGATGATAAAGATGGGGTATTCATATCAAGAAAATTCGATCAAGTCGATTTATCAAGAAATATTCAATTGGATATAATTCCTTATTTTTTGATTCAAAGAGCTATCAAGGGGGAATCAAATGCTTTTAGGCAAAAAAACTCTTCTTTATTTAGTGATAATGTTAAGGTCGATAATTTAGATATATCTGATTATTTTGGTTTAAATGCATATATTTCTGGAACATTCTCTGACTGGTATTTAAAAATAAATTCAAATTTAAAGACATTTAATCCAGAAAGACTATATGATTCAATTTCCTCTGATTTACAATTATCAAAAAATCTTATAAGCATAACGAATGATGAGACAAATAATTTTAACCAAATATGTAATTATCGTAATTTAGGTAATCCATATAAGAATTATTCCTTGGATTTTGGCTTATATGGTATCTACGATAAAGATGATATCTATACTGCTTATGGAGGTAAAATTTACAGTAATTACACGATTGAGAAAGATAATACAGAAAAAATCTATAGCTTAATATTAGACCTTGGAGATTTCAATGCTAAAAGAAATGAAAATAACGATCTTTTAGATTTAAGTAGATATGGTTATATTTCATCTATATCTCAAAATTATAAATTAGTTGATTTTGGTCCCAAAAATCAGAAATATAATCAAACTAATAAATTTTCTTCTAGTATCGTAAATCAAGGCCTTTTCTTAAATACTAAGATATCTTCAGGTACTTATGAATATAGTAATGCTAGTTCACAATCTATTTATTCCTTTGAGTTAGGTCCAAAAGTTGTTTATGGAAAGTTAAGTCAAAGACTTTTCGATTTTACAGAGTTTGAAATTATCCCTCAATTTATTGTAAAAAAGGGAAATAGTCCTTTTGCTTTTGATGGATTTAATAATGATTCAAGAATAAAAATAGGTTTAAATCAGCAATTATATGGTCCTATTATTATGGGTATTAAAGCAGATTATAATATCAATACTAATTCTTCTTCTTATGGTAATTTAGAAAATAAAGAGTATACAATTGGTATAAGCAGAAGGGCATATTCTGTAAAACTCTCTTATTTAGAAGAGGAAAAAACAGTATTTTTTGGTTTTGAAATATTTGATTTTGGTTACAAAAATAATTCTCCAAGTTTTTAG
- a CDS encoding GNAT family N-acetyltransferase yields MVDKKKFINPKEDKLILRWANDNDLENVNAFYNKYYKTNRTINQAKWIFINKIIKSKDKFLAIAELNGEIVGTQALIPMIFRLDKRTFFTAKSEETLVIRKAYKYNTFSRLYEFILVNIEKYDFKFIWGFTPKIKSFNRIGFSSPYQTKSWIKLIRSDALQYYLSEKNNYLNYLSFISRIIIFYQLVISFITNLIYKVRSNRKNFILIKDIKFSEELFLTYVNNINKNNKDIFIERNKDFFSWRFAQNPFCKPITIFAFDHSKSKLPLGYIFFGMNEDRRACIIDFSIKDNTNGHKIGNALINELEKRVFNMGAHSIYTWDPNINNSIFRNCLRRKGFIFFNKGSDFVFKNISNDKRYNWENLSENFLFTRLMNLGSIF; encoded by the coding sequence ATGGTTGATAAAAAAAAATTTATTAATCCTAAAGAAGATAAATTAATTTTAAGATGGGCTAATGATAATGATTTAGAAAATGTCAATGCATTTTACAATAAATATTACAAAACAAATAGAACAATCAATCAGGCTAAATGGATTTTTATTAATAAGATAATTAAATCTAAAGATAAATTTTTAGCAATAGCTGAATTAAATGGAGAAATAGTTGGAACACAAGCTTTGATTCCAATGATTTTTAGGTTAGATAAAAGAACATTTTTCACAGCCAAAAGTGAAGAGACATTAGTTATTAGGAAAGCATACAAATACAATACATTTTCCAGATTATATGAATTTATATTGGTAAATATTGAAAAATATGATTTTAAGTTTATTTGGGGTTTTACTCCTAAAATTAAGTCATTTAATAGAATTGGCTTTTCTTCACCATATCAAACAAAAAGCTGGATAAAGTTGATAAGATCTGATGCTTTGCAATATTATCTATCAGAAAAAAATAATTATTTAAATTATTTATCATTCATTTCAAGAATTATAATTTTCTATCAATTAGTAATTTCATTCATAACAAATTTAATTTATAAAGTCAGATCCAATAGGAAAAACTTTATTCTAATTAAAGATATCAAATTTTCAGAGGAACTTTTTTTAACATATGTAAATAATATTAATAAAAATAATAAAGATATTTTTATTGAAAGAAATAAAGACTTTTTTAGTTGGAGATTCGCACAGAACCCATTTTGCAAACCAATTACTATTTTCGCTTTTGATCATTCGAAAAGTAAATTACCCTTAGGATATATTTTTTTTGGAATGAATGAGGATAGAAGGGCATGTATTATTGATTTCTCTATAAAAGATAATACTAATGGACATAAAATTGGTAATGCTTTAATAAATGAATTAGAAAAAAGAGTATTTAATATGGGGGCTCACTCTATATATACATGGGATCCTAATATAAATAATTCTATATTTAGAAATTGTTTGAGAAGAAAAGGTTTTATTTTTTTTAATAAAGGCTCTGATTTTGTTTTTAAAAATATTTCTAATGATAAGAGATATAACTGGGAGAATTTATCTGAAAATTTTTTATTTACAAGATTAATGAATTTAGGATCTATCTTTTAA
- a CDS encoding GDP-L-fucose synthase family protein, producing the protein MLNYLEKNESFYVAGHNGMVGQAIVKSLLKKGYCNDKYGGKIFLNTRKDLDLTSYQNVLSWFKAKKPSIVIIAAAKVGGIYANNKYPYEFISENLKIQQNIIEAAWLSGAKRLLFLGSSCIYPKFPNLPIKEEELLGSHLEKTNEPYAIAKIAGLKLCETIRTQYGFDAISLMPTNLYGPGDNYHTENSHVLAALLKKFILAKKNNSNFVTCWGSGKPLREFLHVDDFASACIHVLEKWNPDDNYAPKKNNNEKLYYLNVGSGEEISIKELAEKIAIFCQFEGKIIWDQSKPDGTYRKNLDISRIHSLGWHSKIPLEKGIKKLIKEIVNTLANDDINNLEYLKNFF; encoded by the coding sequence ATGCTCAATTATTTAGAGAAAAATGAAAGTTTTTATGTGGCTGGGCATAATGGAATGGTGGGACAAGCCATAGTCAAATCACTTTTAAAAAAAGGATACTGCAATGACAAATATGGAGGCAAAATATTTCTTAATACAAGAAAAGATCTAGATTTAACTTCATATCAAAACGTTTTATCCTGGTTTAAAGCAAAAAAACCTTCAATTGTTATTATTGCCGCAGCAAAGGTTGGTGGAATTTATGCAAATAATAAATACCCTTATGAATTTATATCTGAGAATTTGAAAATCCAACAAAATATTATCGAGGCGGCATGGCTAAGTGGAGCAAAAAGATTATTATTTTTAGGAAGCAGTTGCATATATCCTAAGTTTCCAAATCTCCCAATAAAAGAAGAAGAGCTTTTAGGCTCACACCTAGAAAAAACGAACGAACCTTATGCAATAGCCAAAATTGCTGGATTAAAATTATGCGAAACTATTAGAACTCAATATGGATTTGATGCAATTTCACTAATGCCAACAAACTTATATGGTCCTGGAGATAATTACCATACAGAAAATAGTCATGTTTTGGCAGCACTATTAAAGAAATTCATCTTAGCAAAAAAAAATAATTCCAATTTTGTAACATGTTGGGGATCAGGAAAGCCCTTAAGGGAATTTTTACATGTTGATGATTTTGCTTCAGCTTGTATTCATGTTTTAGAAAAATGGAATCCTGACGATAATTACGCTCCAAAAAAAAATAATAATGAAAAGCTTTATTATCTTAATGTTGGCTCTGGAGAAGAAATATCAATTAAAGAACTTGCTGAAAAAATAGCTATCTTTTGTCAATTCGAGGGCAAGATTATTTGGGATCAAAGCAAACCTGATGGTACATATAGAAAAAATTTAGACATATCAAGAATACATTCACTAGGCTGGCACTCAAAAATTCCTTTAGAAAAAGGAATAAAAAAGCTAATTAAAGAAATAGTAAATACATTAGCTAATGATGATATTAATAATCTGGAATATTTAAAAAACTTTTTTTAA
- the ftsH gene encoding ATP-dependent zinc metalloprotease FtsH encodes MPIRQDDNQPNRRFGIVNIILIGVGALLLFSSLFPNQNMQIPRVPYSLFIDQVNDGEVKRAYITQEQIRYELNGAEEGAPSVLATTPIFDMDLPQRLESKGVEFAAAPPKKPNFFSTILSWVVPPLIFILVLQFFARRSMGGGGAQGALSFTKSKAKVYVPDDESKVTFADVAGVDEAKDELTEIVDFLKKPERYTDIGARIPKGVLLVGPPGTGKTLLSKAVAGEAEVPFFIISGSEFVELFVGAGAARVRDLFEQAKKKAPCIIFIDELDAIGKSRSGSMGVVGGNDEREQTLNQLLTEMDGFASADKPVIVLAATNQPEVLDAALLRPGRFDRQVLVDRPDLSGRKTILEIYTKKVKLADSIDLDSIAQATSGFAGADLANMVNEAALLAARAKRKSVEQQDLSEAIERVVAGLEKKSRVLQDDEKKVVAYHEVGHAIVGHLMPGGSKVAKISIVPRGMSALGYTLQLPTEERFLNSKEELKGQIATLLGGRSAEEVVFGKITTGASNDLQRATDIAEQMVGTFGMSDILGPLAYDKQGGGQFLGNGNNPRRSVSDATAQAIDKEVRDLVDDAHETALNILRNNLSLLESISQKILKEEVIEGEDLKTLLAESKMPA; translated from the coding sequence ATGCCAATAAGACAAGACGATAATCAACCTAATAGAAGATTTGGAATTGTAAATATTATATTGATTGGGGTTGGAGCATTACTTTTGTTTAGTAGTCTTTTCCCTAACCAAAATATGCAAATCCCTAGAGTTCCTTACTCTTTATTTATTGATCAGGTTAATGATGGAGAGGTTAAGCGTGCTTATATCACTCAAGAACAAATTAGATATGAGTTAAATGGAGCTGAAGAAGGGGCACCTTCAGTTTTAGCAACTACCCCAATTTTTGATATGGACCTCCCACAAAGGTTAGAAAGCAAAGGGGTCGAATTCGCTGCCGCGCCTCCAAAGAAACCTAATTTCTTTTCAACCATTTTGAGCTGGGTTGTTCCTCCTTTGATTTTTATTCTTGTTTTACAATTCTTCGCCAGAAGAAGTATGGGAGGCGGGGGTGCTCAAGGAGCTTTAAGTTTTACTAAAAGTAAAGCTAAAGTTTATGTGCCCGATGATGAATCGAAAGTAACTTTTGCAGATGTAGCTGGTGTTGATGAAGCTAAAGATGAATTAACAGAAATAGTTGATTTTTTAAAAAAACCAGAGAGATATACTGATATAGGAGCACGAATCCCTAAAGGTGTACTTCTTGTAGGACCTCCAGGAACAGGAAAGACTCTTCTTTCAAAAGCTGTTGCGGGTGAAGCAGAAGTCCCTTTCTTTATTATCTCTGGTTCTGAATTCGTTGAACTTTTTGTGGGGGCAGGAGCAGCAAGAGTTAGAGATTTATTTGAACAGGCTAAGAAAAAAGCGCCATGTATCATATTTATCGATGAATTAGATGCTATTGGAAAAAGTCGATCAGGTTCAATGGGAGTTGTTGGTGGTAATGATGAGAGAGAACAAACTTTAAATCAGCTTTTAACCGAAATGGACGGATTTGCATCCGCTGATAAGCCGGTCATAGTATTAGCAGCCACCAACCAGCCTGAAGTTCTTGACGCAGCACTTTTAAGACCTGGTAGATTTGATAGACAAGTTTTAGTTGATAGACCCGATTTATCAGGTAGAAAAACAATATTAGAAATTTATACAAAAAAAGTAAAGCTTGCAGATTCAATAGACTTAGATTCTATTGCCCAAGCTACAAGTGGTTTCGCAGGCGCTGATTTGGCTAACATGGTCAATGAAGCTGCTTTACTTGCAGCCAGAGCAAAAAGAAAAAGTGTAGAACAACAAGACTTAAGTGAGGCAATTGAAAGAGTTGTTGCTGGTTTGGAAAAGAAAAGCCGTGTTTTGCAAGATGATGAAAAGAAAGTCGTTGCGTATCATGAAGTTGGTCATGCAATAGTTGGTCATCTCATGCCAGGAGGTTCAAAAGTTGCAAAAATTTCAATTGTTCCCAGAGGTATGAGTGCACTTGGTTATACTCTTCAATTGCCAACTGAAGAAAGATTCTTGAATTCGAAGGAAGAACTAAAAGGACAAATAGCTACACTTCTTGGAGGAAGATCAGCAGAAGAGGTTGTATTTGGGAAAATAACAACTGGCGCTTCAAATGATTTACAAAGAGCTACTGATATAGCAGAACAGATGGTTGGGACTTTCGGAATGAGTGATATTCTTGGCCCCCTTGCTTACGATAAACAAGGTGGAGGTCAGTTTTTAGGAAATGGAAATAATCCTAGAAGATCTGTTAGCGATGCTACTGCTCAAGCAATAGATAAAGAGGTTAGAGATCTAGTCGATGATGCACATGAAACTGCACTTAATATCTTGAGGAACAATCTATCTCTTCTTGAATCAATTTCTCAAAAAATCCTCAAAGAGGAAGTCATAGAAGGTGAGGATCTCAAAACTCTTTTAGCAGAAAGTAAAATGCCTGCATAG
- the lexA gene encoding transcriptional repressor LexA, giving the protein MANSSEVNLTDAQNELLGWIKDYMKSYQHSPSIRQMMQAMGLKSPAPIQSRLRHLQEKGYISWQEGKARTLQIVEDIINGIPIMGSIAAGGLIETYADVNESLDISEVFQRKDVFALTVNGDSMIDACIANGDMVLMEPINDSYSLRNGTIVSAMVPGLGTTLKYFFKRGEKIFLEAANPSYEPIELNLDQVVFQGKLLAVWRKI; this is encoded by the coding sequence ATGGCTAATTCATCGGAGGTAAATCTTACAGATGCTCAAAATGAGCTTCTTGGATGGATAAAAGATTATATGAAAAGTTATCAGCATAGCCCCTCTATTAGGCAAATGATGCAGGCTATGGGATTGAAATCTCCAGCACCTATCCAAAGTAGATTAAGACATTTGCAAGAGAAAGGTTATATCTCTTGGCAAGAAGGTAAAGCAAGAACTCTTCAAATAGTTGAGGATATCATAAATGGAATTCCAATTATGGGATCTATTGCTGCTGGAGGATTAATTGAGACTTATGCAGATGTTAATGAAAGTTTAGATATATCTGAGGTTTTCCAAAGAAAAGATGTATTTGCTTTAACTGTTAATGGAGACTCCATGATTGATGCCTGTATTGCTAATGGAGATATGGTTTTAATGGAACCAATAAATGATTCCTACTCATTAAGGAATGGCACAATAGTAAGTGCGATGGTTCCAGGTTTGGGAACTACCCTTAAGTATTTTTTTAAAAGGGGTGAAAAGATTTTTTTAGAGGCGGCTAATCCCTCATATGAGCCTATTGAGCTAAATTTAGATCAGGTTGTTTTTCAAGGTAAACTTTTAGCTGTTTGGAGAAAAATATAA
- the argF gene encoding ornithine carbamoyltransferase → MLKPIKLANENFLSSLDISIEEFFHILKIAKNFKNKDLNIKLEDKVLGLIFDKSSTRTRVSFQVAMSRLGGTTVDLNPSTSQIGRGEPIRDTARVLSRYCDVIAIRTFKHSDLEEYAKWSSKPVINALTDLEHPCQALADFMTIKEEFVDLKNVVLAFIGDGNNVANSLILCGALLGIEVRIACPKGYEPNSLVINKAYEIYKNKNLLKITNDPNAAALGANVLYTDVWSSMGEEKQKEKKDKVFRGFTIDSDLVNKADKDAIILHCLPAYRSKEITDKVFESSKSRIFDQAENRMYSQQALLSCLIS, encoded by the coding sequence ATGCTAAAACCAATCAAGCTTGCAAATGAAAATTTTTTATCAAGCTTGGATATATCAATTGAGGAATTTTTTCATATTTTAAAAATTGCTAAAAATTTTAAAAACAAAGACTTAAATATTAAACTCGAAGATAAAGTTTTGGGACTTATTTTTGATAAGTCCTCTACTCGTACAAGGGTTAGTTTTCAGGTGGCGATGTCAAGACTTGGCGGCACAACAGTTGATCTAAATCCCTCCACTTCCCAAATTGGAAGAGGCGAACCAATAAGAGATACAGCAAGAGTGTTAAGTAGATATTGTGATGTTATTGCTATAAGAACTTTTAAACACTCTGATTTAGAAGAGTATGCAAAATGGTCCTCTAAACCAGTTATCAACGCCCTTACAGATTTAGAACACCCTTGTCAGGCTTTGGCTGATTTTATGACAATTAAAGAGGAATTTGTTGATTTGAAAAATGTGGTCTTGGCTTTTATAGGTGATGGTAATAATGTCGCTAACTCTCTTATTTTGTGCGGAGCTTTATTAGGGATCGAAGTTAGAATTGCATGCCCTAAAGGTTATGAACCAAATTCTCTTGTAATCAATAAAGCCTATGAAATATACAAAAATAAAAATTTATTGAAAATCACAAATGATCCCAATGCTGCTGCTTTAGGGGCAAATGTTCTCTATACAGATGTTTGGTCATCTATGGGGGAAGAAAAGCAAAAAGAAAAAAAAGATAAAGTTTTTCGTGGATTTACTATTGATAGTGATTTAGTAAATAAGGCTGATAAAGATGCAATTATTCTTCATTGCCTTCCAGCCTATAGATCTAAAGAGATTACTGATAAAGTATTTGAAAGTAGTAAGAGTAGGATATTTGACCAAGCTGAAAATAGAATGTATTCTCAGCAAGCTCTTTTATCTTGCCTTATTTCTTGA
- a CDS encoding DUF3122 domain-containing protein codes for MKKITKLNNNIFFKGLLPLLLLLSFTFNPTKVCAEVAETEINGELIYASSEFLRDLDFETWQLVAYKSPLFADKLILRVIGYPGNLRIDHPTELRVESGRKQWLLDDKTLLNVELANDRRQAAAEFDLDELIKNLDKNRPLRLSLSGVFSELPVPPFVVKEWRSIS; via the coding sequence ATGAAGAAAATTACAAAATTAAATAATAATATTTTTTTTAAAGGATTATTACCTTTACTTTTGCTACTATCATTTACTTTTAATCCAACAAAAGTATGCGCAGAAGTAGCAGAAACAGAAATAAATGGGGAATTAATCTATGCTAGTAGTGAGTTTTTAAGAGACTTGGACTTTGAAACTTGGCAATTAGTAGCCTATAAATCACCTCTTTTTGCAGATAAATTGATCTTGAGAGTAATAGGTTATCCAGGAAATCTTAGGATTGACCATCCGACTGAGTTAAGGGTTGAATCAGGAAGAAAACAGTGGCTTTTAGATGATAAAACATTACTTAATGTGGAATTAGCAAATGATAGAAGACAAGCTGCTGCAGAATTTGATCTTGATGAATTAATTAAAAATTTAGATAAAAATAGGCCATTAAGATTATCTTTGTCAGGAGTTTTTTCTGAGTTGCCTGTCCCCCCCTTTGTTGTTAAGGAGTGGAGATCAATAAGCTGA
- the gmd gene encoding GDP-mannose 4,6-dehydratase gives MKKKALITGVTGQDGSYLSEFLLQKDYEVHGIKRRASSFNTQRIDHLYQDPHTENPNFFLHYGDLTDSINLMNIIQKVKPDEIYNLGAQSHVAVSFESPEYTANSDALGTLRILEAIRILKLVEKTKFYQASTSELYGLVQEVPQSEKTPFYPRSPYGVAKLYAHWITINYRESYGIFACNGILFNHESPRRGETFVTRKITRGLSQIDLGLSEYLYMGNIDAIRDWGHAKDYVEIQWRILQQEKPDDYVVATGRQESVRKFIDLAAQQLGWGGIYWEGSGVNEVGRRKDNKKIVIKIDKKYFRPCEVNTLVGDSTKANKELGWYPKTKLEDLVNDMIQNDKELAQKESLLIKKGYELNLPKE, from the coding sequence ATGAAAAAAAAAGCACTAATTACTGGAGTTACTGGTCAAGATGGAAGTTACTTATCAGAATTCCTTCTCCAAAAAGATTATGAAGTACATGGAATAAAAAGAAGAGCAAGTTCTTTTAATACTCAAAGAATTGACCATTTATATCAAGACCCCCATACTGAGAATCCAAATTTCTTTCTCCATTATGGAGATCTAACAGACAGTATCAATTTAATGAATATCATCCAAAAAGTGAAGCCAGATGAAATTTATAATCTTGGTGCTCAAAGTCATGTGGCAGTAAGTTTTGAATCTCCTGAATATACGGCAAATAGCGATGCTTTAGGAACCTTAAGAATTCTAGAAGCTATAAGAATTTTAAAATTAGTTGAAAAAACAAAATTTTATCAGGCAAGTACATCAGAACTTTATGGATTAGTACAGGAAGTACCTCAAAGTGAAAAGACTCCTTTCTATCCCAGAAGCCCTTATGGAGTTGCAAAGTTATACGCACACTGGATAACTATAAACTATAGAGAGTCTTATGGCATATTTGCATGTAATGGCATCTTATTTAATCATGAAAGTCCAAGAAGAGGTGAAACTTTTGTCACCAGAAAAATTACAAGAGGCCTATCACAAATTGATCTTGGGCTTTCAGAATATTTATATATGGGAAATATTGATGCCATAAGAGATTGGGGACATGCAAAAGATTATGTCGAGATTCAATGGAGAATACTTCAGCAAGAAAAGCCTGATGATTATGTAGTAGCTACTGGAAGGCAAGAGAGTGTTAGAAAATTTATAGATCTTGCTGCTCAACAGCTAGGCTGGGGAGGGATTTATTGGGAAGGATCTGGAGTTAATGAAGTCGGTAGAAGAAAAGATAATAAGAAAATAGTTATTAAGATAGATAAAAAGTATTTTCGTCCCTGCGAAGTAAATACACTGGTTGGAGATTCAACTAAAGCGAACAAAGAATTAGGTTGGTATCCAAAAACAAAACTTGAGGATTTAGTGAATGATATGATTCAAAATGATAAAGAGTTAGCTCAAAAGGAATCTCTTCTAATTAAGAAAGGATATGAATTAAATTTACCAAAAGAATAA
- the ribD gene encoding bifunctional diaminohydroxyphosphoribosylaminopyrimidine deaminase/5-amino-6-(5-phosphoribosylamino)uracil reductase RibD, whose amino-acid sequence MSEKNVNHTKWMKRAIFLASLGKNTTSPNPRVGAVILDKDGNLISEGFHHKAGMPHAEAMAFNNLKKDAKEGSMYVNLEPCCHQGKTPPCVDKVISSGIRKVYISIQDPDKRVSGKGIKLLKEAGIQVHVGLCKKESLDLNKDFIYRNIAKKAFGVLKWAMSIDGRIGLKNGNSKWITNTKSRSSVHSFRAEFDAIIIGGNTLRKDNPILTTRGKINPEPLRVVFTKSLDLPSKSNLWDCDKAKTLLIYDSSTANESYLARIPKCVEVEKVSSDNPELISKILAKRGCNKVLWECGPRLATAAIKSNCIQEIITFIAPKILGGENSMNPFGDFEFREMDEVIKLSDSKVSLFGSDICIKSSFKK is encoded by the coding sequence ATGTCTGAAAAAAACGTAAATCACACAAAATGGATGAAAAGAGCAATTTTTTTGGCTTCTTTAGGAAAAAATACAACAAGTCCTAACCCTAGAGTGGGAGCAGTGATACTCGATAAGGATGGAAATCTTATTTCAGAAGGCTTTCATCACAAGGCTGGCATGCCCCATGCTGAGGCAATGGCTTTTAATAATTTAAAAAAAGATGCTAAAGAAGGTTCTATGTATGTAAATCTTGAACCTTGCTGCCATCAAGGTAAAACTCCTCCATGTGTAGATAAGGTAATATCTTCAGGGATTAGAAAGGTTTATATATCTATTCAAGATCCTGATAAAAGAGTTTCTGGGAAAGGTATTAAACTATTAAAAGAAGCAGGAATTCAAGTTCATGTCGGATTATGTAAAAAAGAATCCTTAGATTTAAATAAGGATTTTATTTATAGGAATATTGCTAAAAAAGCATTTGGTGTTCTCAAATGGGCTATGAGTATTGATGGCAGGATAGGCTTGAAAAATGGTAATAGTAAATGGATTACAAATACAAAATCAAGGTCATCAGTTCATTCTTTTAGAGCAGAATTTGATGCAATAATTATTGGTGGCAACACATTAAGAAAAGACAATCCAATTTTGACTACCAGAGGTAAAATAAATCCTGAGCCTTTGCGAGTTGTTTTCACAAAAAGTTTAGATCTTCCTTCAAAATCTAATCTTTGGGATTGTGATAAGGCAAAAACTTTACTTATATATGATTCTTCTACAGCAAATGAAAGCTACCTCGCAAGGATTCCAAAATGTGTTGAGGTTGAAAAGGTATCATCAGATAATCCAGAGTTAATTTCAAAGATACTTGCTAAAAGAGGTTGTAATAAAGTTCTTTGGGAATGTGGCCCCAGATTAGCTACAGCTGCGATTAAGTCTAACTGTATTCAGGAAATTATTACTTTTATAGCTCCAAAAATTTTAGGTGGAGAAAATAGTATGAATCCATTTGGTGATTTTGAATTTAGAGAAATGGATGAAGTTATTAAATTAAGTGATTCTAAGGTTAGTTTGTTTGGCAGTGATATATGCATAAAGAGTTCTTTTAAAAAATAA